In Candidatus Acidiferrales bacterium, a genomic segment contains:
- a CDS encoding exodeoxyribonuclease VII small subunit, translated as MKKDSEPEFEKSLGRLEEIVKKLENGNLSLEEAMKLFEEGVQLSRSCQKQLEEAEKRVEMLVRKADGSLARTPFEREREQEKG; from the coding sequence TTGAAAAAAGATTCCGAGCCCGAATTTGAGAAATCGCTTGGCCGCCTGGAGGAGATCGTCAAGAAGCTCGAGAACGGCAACCTGTCGCTCGAAGAGGCCATGAAGCTATTCGAGGAGGGTGTGCAACTCTCCCGCAGTTGCCAGAAGCAGCTCGAGGAAGCGGAAAAACGAGTGGAGATGCTGGTCAGAAAAGCCGACGGCAGCCTTGCCCGAACTCCCTTTGAGCGGGAACGCGAACAGGAAAAAGGATAG